One window of Halopseudomonas maritima genomic DNA carries:
- the ycaC gene encoding isochorismate family cysteine hydrolase YcaC, which yields MTKPYVRLDKNNAAVLLVDHQTGLLSLVRDIDPDRFKNNVLAVADIAEYFNLPTILTTSFETGPNGPLVPELKEKFPDAPYIARPGQINAWDNEDFVKAVKATGKKQLIIAGVVTEVCVAFPTLSAIEEGFEVFVVTDASGTFNELTRHSAWDRMSQAGAQLMTWFGLAGELHRDWRNDIEGLGALFSNHIPDYRNLMTSYSKLTDDK from the coding sequence ATGACCAAACCCTACGTGCGTCTCGACAAAAACAACGCTGCCGTGCTGCTGGTAGACCACCAGACCGGCCTCCTGTCACTGGTACGCGACATCGACCCGGACCGGTTTAAAAACAATGTCCTGGCCGTCGCCGACATCGCCGAGTATTTCAACCTGCCGACCATCCTCACCACCAGCTTTGAAACCGGCCCCAACGGCCCGCTGGTACCCGAGCTGAAAGAGAAATTCCCCGATGCGCCCTACATTGCGCGCCCGGGTCAGATCAACGCCTGGGATAACGAAGATTTCGTCAAAGCCGTCAAAGCCACCGGCAAAAAGCAGTTGATCATCGCCGGGGTTGTCACTGAGGTCTGCGTCGCCTTCCCGACCCTGTCCGCCATCGAAGAAGGGTTTGAGGTGTTCGTCGTTACCGATGCCTCCGGCACCTTCAACGAACTGACCCGCCACTCCGCCTGGGATCGCATGTCCCAGGCAGGCGCCCAGCTGATGACCTGGTTTGGTCTGGCTGGCGAGCTGCACCGCGACTGGCGCAACGACATCGAGGGTCTGGGCGCGCTGTTCTCCAACCATATCCCCGACTACCGCAACCTCATGACCAGCTACAGCAAGTTGACCGACGACAAGTAA
- a CDS encoding OsmC family protein: MSKTRTNQAVSIGPDYAQRISMGRHSLLADEPASLGGQDAGPAPFDLYLAALSSCTVITLQMYAKRKGWDLGNVSADLALTFTDDGQPQVHRTLRTSTALTEAQSQKLLEIAAKTPVTRALGQGAAITSSLAHH, translated from the coding sequence ATGAGTAAAACTCGCACCAACCAGGCCGTGTCGATCGGCCCGGATTACGCGCAGCGCATTAGCATGGGGCGCCACAGCCTGCTGGCTGACGAACCCGCCAGTCTGGGCGGTCAGGATGCCGGCCCTGCCCCCTTTGATCTGTACCTCGCGGCGCTTTCCTCGTGCACAGTCATCACCCTGCAAATGTATGCCAAGCGCAAGGGCTGGGACCTGGGGAATGTGAGTGCAGACCTGGCGCTGACCTTCACCGACGACGGTCAACCGCAGGTGCACCGTACCCTGCGCACCAGCACAGCACTCACTGAGGCTCAGTCGCAAAAGCTGCTTGAAATTGCCGCCAAGACGCCGGTTACGCGAGCGCTGGGTCAGGGCGCTGCCATTACCAGCAGCCTCGCCCATCACTAA
- a CDS encoding NADPH-dependent FMN reductase yields the protein MPRILALSGSLRAGSYNTQLARLASTLAPPGTTVDVATLHGIPLYDADLEEHSGIPAAVEQLKQQILACDGLLLVTPEYNNGIPGVMKNGIDWLSRADRTAIFSDRPVCVIGATPGGWGTLSAQSAWLPTLRMLGTREYHGHKVLLSHAASVFSDGAPKDETLERTLAELLTGFSDYIVQQTR from the coding sequence ATGCCCCGCATACTGGCGCTGTCCGGCAGCCTGCGAGCCGGTTCCTACAACACCCAGCTGGCACGTCTGGCCAGCACGCTGGCGCCGCCGGGAACCACCGTCGACGTTGCCACCCTGCACGGCATCCCCCTCTACGACGCGGACCTGGAAGAACACAGCGGCATTCCTGCCGCAGTAGAACAACTCAAACAGCAGATTCTCGCCTGCGACGGCCTGCTGCTGGTTACCCCTGAATACAACAACGGCATTCCCGGTGTGATGAAAAACGGCATCGACTGGCTGAGCCGGGCTGACCGCACTGCCATCTTCAGCGACCGCCCGGTTTGCGTGATCGGCGCAACCCCCGGTGGCTGGGGCACGCTGTCGGCGCAAAGCGCCTGGCTACCGACCCTGCGCATGCTGGGTACCCGCGAGTACCACGGACACAAGGTGCTGCTGTCACATGCCGCCTCGGTATTCAGCGACGGCGCGCCCAAAGACGAGACGCTGGAGCGCACGCTAGCTGAGCTGCTGACTGGTTTCAGTGACTATATTGTGCAGCAAACACGCTAA
- a CDS encoding pirin family protein, protein MSNQDTQLEYDCSYAQGCSAVELLITPKLRDLGGFSVRRVLPSSQRRAVGPWVFFDHMGPAVFAAGTGINVRPHPHINLATVSYLFEGEILHRDSLGTLQPIQPGDINLMVAGTGIVHSERERPEVTALEHRLHGLQLWLALPEKDEETAPAFYHYPGSEIPATQVDGVPVRVLMGQAFGVSSPVKTFATTLYAEARLQAGQQLTLPDAEELAVYVLSGEVAVGDTRVPAHSMAVLSAARPHPIQAHSDSIIALVGGERLSERHMEWNFISSRPERIEQAKADWAAGRFAQVPGDTEEFIPLPE, encoded by the coding sequence ATGAGCAACCAAGACACCCAGCTGGAATATGACTGCAGCTACGCCCAAGGCTGCAGCGCGGTCGAGCTGCTGATCACCCCCAAACTACGTGACCTGGGCGGTTTTTCGGTTCGCCGGGTATTGCCGTCCAGCCAGCGGCGCGCCGTTGGTCCCTGGGTATTCTTCGATCACATGGGGCCGGCCGTCTTTGCCGCCGGCACCGGTATCAACGTGCGCCCTCATCCGCATATCAACCTGGCCACCGTCAGCTACCTGTTCGAGGGCGAAATACTGCACCGGGATTCGCTCGGCACCCTGCAGCCCATCCAACCCGGCGACATCAACTTGATGGTGGCGGGCACGGGCATCGTCCATTCAGAGCGCGAGCGCCCCGAGGTCACTGCGCTCGAGCACCGCCTGCATGGCCTGCAGCTCTGGCTGGCACTACCGGAGAAAGACGAAGAGACAGCACCGGCGTTTTATCACTACCCCGGCAGCGAGATTCCGGCAACCCAGGTGGACGGTGTGCCCGTGCGGGTACTCATGGGACAGGCCTTTGGCGTCAGTTCACCGGTCAAGACCTTTGCCACCACCCTGTACGCCGAAGCGCGTCTGCAAGCCGGCCAGCAGTTGACGCTGCCCGATGCCGAGGAGCTGGCGGTGTACGTTTTGTCAGGCGAGGTCGCCGTCGGTGACACCCGGGTTCCGGCGCACAGCATGGCCGTGCTGTCAGCTGCTCGTCCGCATCCGATCCAGGCACATAGCGACAGCATCATCGCGCTAGTCGGCGGCGAGCGCTTGAGTGAGCGGCATATGGAGTGGAACTTCATTTCCAGCCGACCAGAACGCATTGAGCAGGCCAAGGCAGACTGGGCAGCCGGCCGGTTCGCGCAGGTGCCGGGGGATACAGAGGAGTTTATTCCGTTGCCCGAGTGA